AGGCACAATTGGAAAATATTGTGGTGCTCAAACCGGACGGCAGCCAGGAAAAATTGCCGAAAAAGGAAAAGTAGGAACCGCCAGACTGCCCTGCAGCGATGATAGAGCAAACAGGAAGCACAAAGGAGAGGATTTCATATGGAGCCTGCGCATATTGTCTGTTTAAGGAAATCAGGATTAACCATTGATGACGTCGTTCGGGTAGCCCGTGAGCATGCGAAAGTTGTTCTGGCGGATGAAATGGTGGACTTAATCAATACTTCACGTCGGATGGTCGATAAAATGATCGCCGAGCAGCGTGTTGTCTATGGAATCACCACCGGATTCGGCAAATTTGCTACAGTACCCATCGGTCCGCAAGATATACAGGATTTACAAAAAAACCTGATCATGAGCCATGCGGTTGGGGTGGGCGATCCTCTGCCGGAAGATGTTGTGCGAGCTATGATGTTATTGCGGGCCAATTCCCTCAGCCGGGGTTATTCCGGAATTCGCTTAAGCACGGTGCAGGCTTTGTTGGATGCGCTCAATGCCGGCCTTCATCCCGTCATACCGGAAAAAGGTTCTCTCGGTTCCAGCGGTGATTTAGCGCCGCTGTCGCACATGATCCTGCCTCTGCTGGGCATGGGAGAGGCGATTTACCAGGGTCAGCGCCTGAGCGGTGCCGCCGCCTTGGTCGCTGCCGGTCTGCAGCCGATTGTTCTAGAAGCCAAAGAAGGGCTCGCATTGAATAACGGCACCCAGTGTATGACAGCTATTTCTGCCTTAACCATTGCCGATGCCGAGGAGTTGCTGCGGGTTGCCGATCTGGCTGCTGCTTTAACCATGGAGAGCTTAAATGGTATTCCCGGCGCCTTCGACCCGCGCATCCAGGCGGTGCGACCGCATCCCGGGCAAATGGAAACTGCAGCGATCTTGCTGTCACATTTGCAGGGTTCGCAATATACCGCTGCCAATGACCACCCAAGAGTGCAGGATGCTTATGCCCTGCGCTGTATCCCGCAGGTGCATGGCGCCATCCGCGATGCCATCGCTTATGTCAAAACAGTCATTGAGACAGAAATTAACAGTGTAACCGATAACCCTCTGATTTTCTGCGACACGGAAGAGGCGATTTCCGGCGGAAATTTCCATGGCGAACCGATTGCGCTGGCTATGGATTTCTTAGGGATCGCAATCTCGGAATTAGCGAACATTTCCGAACGCCGCTTGGAACGCATGGTGAATCCTGCTTTATCCAACGGACTGCCGGCTTTCTTGATTGAAAATGGCGGCGTCAACTCCGGCTTTATGATCGTGCAGTATTCTGCCGCTTCGCTGGTTTCGGAAAACAAGGTGCTGGCGCATCCGGCCAGCGTCGATTCGATCCCCAGTTCAGCCAATCAGGAGGATCATGTTTCGATGGGAACGATTGCTGCCCGCAAAGCGCGCGAAATCCTGGAGAACGCCACCCATGTTCTCTCCATGGAATTGATGGCAGGTTGTCAGAGCGTGGATTTGCGCGGCAAAAAGCAGCTCGGACATGGTACGCAGCCGGTCTATCAGGCAATCCGCGCCAAGGTGACTTATTTGGAAAAAGATCGCGTCATGTATGAGGATCTGGCGGCCATTACGGCGCTGATCAAAGCAAAGCAGTTGGGCTCTCCGGCTGCGCATGGCCAAACTGGCGAACAGGAGTGATGGAAGATGGCTCAAATAGTTGAGTGTATCCCGAATTTTTCAGAAGGACGCCGACCCGAAGTGATTGAGGCGATTCTCGATGAAATCCGTTCTACACCGGACTGTGAATTATTGGATTCTGAATCGGATGCTTCCCATAATCGTACCGTGGTGACCTTTACCGGCACGCCGGAAGCGGCTCTCGAAGCTGCCTTCAAGGCGACGCGCAAAGCAGCCGAATTGATCGATCTGCGCCGTCATACCGGCGAGCATCCCCGCATGGGTGCGACCGATGTGATTCCTTTCGTGCCGGTCAGCGGTATGACGATGAAAGACTGTGTGAAATTAGCCAATCAATTAGGCCGGCGCATCGCGGAGGAGCTGCAGATTCCGGTTTATTTATATGAAAATGCAGCCACCCGACCGGAGCGAAAGAATCTGGCGGAGATCCGCCGCGGACAGTTTGAAGGTTTACTGGAAGAGATTAAAAAACCGGAGCGCAAGCCGGATTTTGGTCCGCAGGTGATGCACCCCACAGCTGGCTGTGTCGCAGTGGGTGCCCGCAAACCGTTGGTCGCGTTCAATGTCAATCTGGCAACCGACGATTTGGCAATTGCCAATGCCATTGCCAGAAAAATCCGCGGTTCTTCCGGCGGTTTTATGCATGTCAAAGCTTTGGGTGTGCTGTTGGAAGAGCGCCGGCAAGTGCAGGTTTCGATGAATCTGGTTGATTATCAGAAGACATCGGTTTATCATGCTTTTGAATTTGTCAAAAGAGAGGCGGCCCGCTACGGAGTCGGTGTGGTCGGTTCGGAAATCATCGGATTGCTGCCGATGGAAGCTTTAATGGAGGCGGCGGTCTGGTATTTGCAGGTGGAGAATTTCAAACCGGAGCAGGTATTGGAAAAACAAGTCTACCGCTTCTAGCGTTTTTGGAGGATCAAGATGGACTTTATTTTACACAATATCGGCACGCTGGTCAGCTGTGCCGGGCATGGCAGTGAACCCATTACAGGAGAAGCGCTGCAGGATGCGGGCGTTCAATCCGGCATGGCAGTGGCGGTCAAGGACGGTTTGATTTACGAAGTAGGCAGAGAAAAGGCGATTTTAACTTTGGCCGATGCCAGGACAAAGCTAGTGGATGCCGAAGGGCGGCTCGTGATGCCCGGTTTCGTCGATCCGCACACGCATTTGGTCTATGCTGGTGACCGTGCGCACGAATGGGCTCTGAAACAGCAGGGGGTAGCTTATCTGGAAATCCTCAGACAAGGCGGCGGCATCCTGAACAGCGTGGCCAAAACCCGCGCCGCCGGCAAGCAAGCGCTGAAGCAGCAGACAGCCAGGCGTCTGCAGGGAATGCTGCAGGGAGGCATTACCACCGTGGAAATCAAAAGCGGTTACGGCTTGGACCTCGAGCACGAGCTGCTGCAGCTGCAGATCATGGCGGAATTGAACGGGGAACAGGCGATGGATATCGTTCCTACTTTCATGGGAGCCCATGCCACTCCAACGGAGTATCTGCAGGATCCGGGCGCCTATGTTGATCTGGTCATCAATGAAATGCTTCCCGCTGTAGCCAAGCAAGGCATTGCCCGCTTCTGCGATGTGTTTTGCGAAACGGGTGTTTTCAGCCCGGCCGATGCCAAACGCATCCTGTTGGCCGGAATGCAGTACGGCTTACGTGCTAAGGTGCATGCCGATGAACTGGCGGTGAGCGGCGGCTCCGCTTTGGCGGCGGAAATACGGGCGATCTCTGCCGATCACTTGCTGGAGACAACGGATGAGGCGATGGCAGCGATGGCGCGCGCCAAGGTGATTGGCGTCTGTCTGCCGGCCACTTCGTTTAATCTCGCCAATGGCAAATATGCCAGAGCCCGCCGCATGATCGAACTCGGTATGGCCATTGCGCTCTCCACCGACGCCAATCCCGGTTCTTCACCAACCGAAAACATGCAGTTTGTCTTGTCGCTGGCCTGTCTGTATTTGAAGCTGACCCCGGCGGAAGCCATTTTAGCTGCAACTTTAAATGCTGCGCATGCCATCGGCAGGGCGGATCGGGTCGGCAGTCTCGAAGCTGGTAAGCAAGCCGATTTGGTCTTGATGGATGCGCCCAGCCTTGAATATTTACCCTATCACTTTGCCATGAATCATGTCCATCGTGTTTACAAACGTGGCTTACCGGTGGTTTAGAAGGTGATCTTATGTCTTTTGCGGCCAAGGTGAAAGAAGAATTGGCCAGCAAGTGGGATTTTCGGCCTTGCTGTTACAAAGCGGAACTGGCTGGGATGATCGACACCATTGGCACCCTGACGCTGTCGTCGCTGGGGCTTTCCCTGCATATCATCACCCAGAGCGGCCGCGTCGCCAATCGGATTTATCGGCTGATCAGTGAGAAGATGCACTTCAAAGCGGAAATCTATTCCCGCCAGGAAGAACGGCTTTATAAAGTCAACAGCTATCTGGTGGCGGTGAATGGTACGGAGCAAGTCCGGGATCTGCTGCGCCTGCTCGGCAAAGACGAGCAGATGCTGCTCAACTCGCATAGCATTTCCGACCAGGTGATTCAATGGGATTGCTGCCGGCATGCTTATTTACGCGGGGTTTTTTTGGCGACCGGTTCTTTAAGTGATCCGATCAAGAAAACCTATCATTTGGAATTAATCACGCACTGGCCGGAGCATGCGGTGCAGCTCTGTCATCTGCTGGATCAGCATGAGCTGAATCCGCATATCATCGAACGCAAAGGCAGCCAGGTGGTTTATCTGAAAGACAGCAACTGTATTTCGGATTTTCTGACCATGATTGGCGCCATCAATTCCATGCTGGAATATGAAAACACCCGTGTGCTGAAGGAAACCCGCAATGCGATCAATCGTACTACCAATTGTGAAATGGCCAATCTGGATAAGGTGATCGAAGCCTCGCTGCAGCAATGTGCCTATATCAGTTGGCTGAAACGGCACGGAGCGCTCAGCCGGCTGACGCCGGGTTTGATTCAAGCCGCCGAGGGCAGATTGGAACATAAAAATTTGTCTTTGAAAGAATTGGGAGAACGGCTCGGTATCAGCAAATCTGCTTTGAATCACCGTTTGCGAAAATTACGGGAATTTGCCCTGGAAGAAGGCTGGCAGGGTGAAATGGAGCAGGAAATCGAGCCGGATCCAGAGGAAGAGGATGTAGAATGTTAGAAATCGTCGAAGCACAACTGTGTCATTGGCCGGATATTAAAGAAATGCTGTCGCGGACAGCGGATGAAGACGATTACGTACTTTTTACCTGGCAAGAGTGGCTGCAGCATCCGGAAAAGGGAATGACTTTTGTTGCTCTTTGGGACGGCAAGCCGGTGGGAACCACCCACATCGCCTATTTGGACGAGGAGAACTGCTGGCTGCAGGGGATTCGCATTGCGCCTGAAATGCAGGGCAAGGGCATTGGCAAAGCGATGTCTGCCAACAGCGTGGCTTTTGCCAAAAAGAAAGGGTTTCGCGTGGCTCGCTGCGGTATCGATGCCGATAATCATGTTTCTCAGCATGTCACGGGTCTGGCTGGATTTGTGAAAGTGTTTGATTATCAGGCTTATCTGAAAAATGATGTGCGGCAGCCAAACACGGTGAGGGGAAACTGGGAACCGGCCGGCGAAGAAGAGATTGCGGGTTATCTTGCAGCGATGGCAAAAAATCCTGCCGCGCTTGCCGCCAACGGGTTTATGGTTTGCTTTGATTTTATCGCGCTGGGTAAGAGCGATCAGATGAAAGAGGCGATCCTCTACGATGATCAGCCGCATTTTTACCGTTATCAGGAAAATGGTCAAACGCTGGCCTGGATCGATGCCTTTTACGGAGACGAAGATGATTTGGCAGAGCAAGGTTATTTGATTATGGGGCAGGTGGCGCAGGAACCTGCTATTTGGCAGCAGGCTTTGCCGGCGATTGAAGCAGAAGCAGTCAAACACGATTGCAGTGCTGTGATGTTCTGGGCGGATGATCGGGATCCGGTAGTGGATTATTTACTGAAAAACGGCTACCGGGCCAAAGCCGGCCAGGGTTATCAGTTGTGGGAACAAAAACTTTAAATCAGTGCAGGCTGTCTGAGCACAGACGCAGCACAGGAGGTGCAAAGATGGCATCCTGGTATCTTTGGCATGGCTGCCACAAGTTCAGCGCAGGCTGTCTGAGCACAAGCGCAGCACAGGAGGTGCAAAGATGATGGCATCCTGGAATCTTTGGCATGGCTGTCACAAGTTCAGCGCAGGCTGTCTGAGCACAAGCGCGGCACAGGAGGTGCAAAGATGGCATCCTGGAATCTTTGGCATGGCTGTCATAAGTTCAGTGCAGGCTGTCTGAATTGCTATGTCTACCGGATGGATGGACGGCATCAATTGGACAGCAGTCTCGTAAGGAAAACCAACTATTTTGACTTGCCGCTCAAACGCAACCGTCAGGGCGAATATAAGATTCCGAGCGGAGAAACGGTTTACACCTGCTTCACTTCTGATTTTTTTCTGGAAGATGCCGATGCCTGGCGGCCGCAAGCCTGGCAGATGATGCGGCAACGTTCCGATCTGAACTTTTTCTTTGTGACGAAACGAATCCATCGCATGCAGGAATGTCTGCCGCCTGATTGGGGGGAAGGATATGCCAATGTGACGATTGGCTGCACGGTAGAAAATCAGGAGATGGTGGAATACCGTTTACCGCTTTTTCTCAAAGCTGCGATTCGCACGAAACTGATCATTTGTGAACCTTTGCTGGGACCGGAAGATCTTTCACCATTTCTGACGCCGCAGATTCGAGAAGTGGTGGTTGGCGGCGAGTCAGGGGTGGATGTGCGGGTTTGCGATTATGCCTGGGTGTTACAAATTCGGGAGCAGTGTATTGCGCATCGGGTTGCTTTTCATTTTAAGCAAACCGGAGCGAATTTTATCAAAGAGGGCAGACAGTATCGAATTCCCCGCAATTTGCAGGGCAGTCAGGCTAGAAAAGCCAACATCGATTATCAGCCAAATGGAAACGGCGATGCATTGGCGCTTAGGCTGATGCCACAGGAAAAACCGATTGTATAAACCCATCACGACAAAAACCGCTCGGCGTCCTTTCGCTAGCTGCACCCCCGAGGGGTGATGCTTCGCTGCAGGATACCTGCGGTTTTTTACGGTAATCTCGTAAAATGCTTGTATGCTTTACCCCAGCTCGTATGCATTGCTTTTGTTTGTATGACATTGCATCTGTTTGTATGCATTGCATCTGTTTGTATGCTTCGTTCTTAAAAGCATCTCGTCAGTGATATAAATTGATAATCTGACCAACTCGAAAATGTAGGGAACGGTCTTGACCGTTCCGCACGCATCGATTTAATCGACCTTTTGGGATCATCTCTGCATAACAAAACCGCTTGTATCCTTTCGCTAGCTGCACCGCATGGGTGATGCTTCGCTGCAGGATGCCTGCGGTTTTTTACGATGATCTCATGAACTGCTTGTATCCTTCCGCTAGCTCCATCACAGGGATGAGGTAGACTGTTTGAAGGAATTTACAAAGCGACATAACAAGAAGCGGTAGAGAGGCTAAAAGCAAGCCTGTTTACTGCTTTTTTTTGCTTGAGTTTTTTTGGAATTATCATGGGAGTACTAACTATTCATAAGAGAGTTAGTTTAAAAACAAACCTGTAAACTACGCGATCCTTCATAATGTCACAATTTTGTTAACAAATCAAAGCAATAGAATTTAAAGGATTGTAACGGTGTTTTTTTAGGAAAAAATGCAAAAAAAATGGAGAAAACAAGCATATGCATAGGGTTATCGGAAAACTTTATAATCAAAATTGTCGGAATGTGTTACGGAAAGAGGGGCATTTTAAGCCACGACGTTTGTTAAATGTTTTGTTGCTTCCTAAAGTTGAAAGGAGAAATCCTTAGATTGTTGAAATATCT
The sequence above is a segment of the Negativicutes bacterium genome. Coding sequences within it:
- a CDS encoding phage Gp37/Gp68 family protein; protein product: MASWNLWHGCHKFSAGCLNCYVYRMDGRHQLDSSLVRKTNYFDLPLKRNRQGEYKIPSGETVYTCFTSDFFLEDADAWRPQAWQMMRQRSDLNFFFVTKRIHRMQECLPPDWGEGYANVTIGCTVENQEMVEYRLPLFLKAAIRTKLIICEPLLGPEDLSPFLTPQIREVVVGGESGVDVRVCDYAWVLQIREQCIAHRVAFHFKQTGANFIKEGRQYRIPRNLQGSQARKANIDYQPNGNGDALALRLMPQEKPIV
- the whiA gene encoding DNA-binding protein WhiA — its product is MSFAAKVKEELASKWDFRPCCYKAELAGMIDTIGTLTLSSLGLSLHIITQSGRVANRIYRLISEKMHFKAEIYSRQEERLYKVNSYLVAVNGTEQVRDLLRLLGKDEQMLLNSHSISDQVIQWDCCRHAYLRGVFLATGSLSDPIKKTYHLELITHWPEHAVQLCHLLDQHELNPHIIERKGSQVVYLKDSNCISDFLTMIGAINSMLEYENTRVLKETRNAINRTTNCEMANLDKVIEASLQQCAYISWLKRHGALSRLTPGLIQAAEGRLEHKNLSLKELGERLGISKSALNHRLRKLREFALEEGWQGEMEQEIEPDPEEEDVEC
- the hutI gene encoding imidazolonepropionase; amino-acid sequence: MDFILHNIGTLVSCAGHGSEPITGEALQDAGVQSGMAVAVKDGLIYEVGREKAILTLADARTKLVDAEGRLVMPGFVDPHTHLVYAGDRAHEWALKQQGVAYLEILRQGGGILNSVAKTRAAGKQALKQQTARRLQGMLQGGITTVEIKSGYGLDLEHELLQLQIMAELNGEQAMDIVPTFMGAHATPTEYLQDPGAYVDLVINEMLPAVAKQGIARFCDVFCETGVFSPADAKRILLAGMQYGLRAKVHADELAVSGGSALAAEIRAISADHLLETTDEAMAAMARAKVIGVCLPATSFNLANGKYARARRMIELGMAIALSTDANPGSSPTENMQFVLSLACLYLKLTPAEAILAATLNAAHAIGRADRVGSLEAGKQADLVLMDAPSLEYLPYHFAMNHVHRVYKRGLPVV
- the hutH gene encoding histidine ammonia-lyase, coding for MEPAHIVCLRKSGLTIDDVVRVAREHAKVVLADEMVDLINTSRRMVDKMIAEQRVVYGITTGFGKFATVPIGPQDIQDLQKNLIMSHAVGVGDPLPEDVVRAMMLLRANSLSRGYSGIRLSTVQALLDALNAGLHPVIPEKGSLGSSGDLAPLSHMILPLLGMGEAIYQGQRLSGAAALVAAGLQPIVLEAKEGLALNNGTQCMTAISALTIADAEELLRVADLAAALTMESLNGIPGAFDPRIQAVRPHPGQMETAAILLSHLQGSQYTAANDHPRVQDAYALRCIPQVHGAIRDAIAYVKTVIETEINSVTDNPLIFCDTEEAISGGNFHGEPIALAMDFLGIAISELANISERRLERMVNPALSNGLPAFLIENGGVNSGFMIVQYSAASLVSENKVLAHPASVDSIPSSANQEDHVSMGTIAARKAREILENATHVLSMELMAGCQSVDLRGKKQLGHGTQPVYQAIRAKVTYLEKDRVMYEDLAAITALIKAKQLGSPAAHGQTGEQE
- a CDS encoding GNAT family N-acetyltransferase: MLEIVEAQLCHWPDIKEMLSRTADEDDYVLFTWQEWLQHPEKGMTFVALWDGKPVGTTHIAYLDEENCWLQGIRIAPEMQGKGIGKAMSANSVAFAKKKGFRVARCGIDADNHVSQHVTGLAGFVKVFDYQAYLKNDVRQPNTVRGNWEPAGEEEIAGYLAAMAKNPAALAANGFMVCFDFIALGKSDQMKEAILYDDQPHFYRYQENGQTLAWIDAFYGDEDDLAEQGYLIMGQVAQEPAIWQQALPAIEAEAVKHDCSAVMFWADDRDPVVDYLLKNGYRAKAGQGYQLWEQKL
- the ftcD gene encoding glutamate formimidoyltransferase — protein: MAQIVECIPNFSEGRRPEVIEAILDEIRSTPDCELLDSESDASHNRTVVTFTGTPEAALEAAFKATRKAAELIDLRRHTGEHPRMGATDVIPFVPVSGMTMKDCVKLANQLGRRIAEELQIPVYLYENAATRPERKNLAEIRRGQFEGLLEEIKKPERKPDFGPQVMHPTAGCVAVGARKPLVAFNVNLATDDLAIANAIARKIRGSSGGFMHVKALGVLLEERRQVQVSMNLVDYQKTSVYHAFEFVKREAARYGVGVVGSEIIGLLPMEALMEAAVWYLQVENFKPEQVLEKQVYRF